Proteins encoded by one window of Pelmatolapia mariae isolate MD_Pm_ZW linkage group LG14, Pm_UMD_F_2, whole genome shotgun sequence:
- the LOC134640905 gene encoding arfaptin-2-like isoform X2 → MADSIMSKAATMEIPINSNGDTGTLPEDDSLEQDLQQVMVSGPNLNETSIVSGGYGGPAGGIIPTSSIKGSSNHNTNSTEEVSRGVAVEKLDSVKKWGINTYKCTKQMFSEKFGRGSRTVDLELEAQIDVLRDTKSKYENILRLATALTDHFQRIVQTQQALGDAFTDLSQKSPELQDEFGYNAETQKLLCKNGEALLGAINFFVSSVNTLVNKTMEDTLMTIKQYENARLEFDAYRSDLEELSLGPRDAAGVVRIEMAQHEYQIHRDKYERLRSDVTIKLKFLEENKVKVMHKQLLLFHNAISAYFAGNQQQLEQTLIQFNVKLKPPGSDKPSWLEEQ, encoded by the exons ATGGCAGACAGTATCATGAGCAAGGCTGCAACCATGGAGATCCCCATTAACAGCAATGGAGACACAGGCACTCTCCCAGAGGATGACAGTCTGGAGCAG GATCTGCAGCAGGTGATGGTGTCTGGACCCAACCTGAATGAAACCAGTATTGTCTCTGGAGGTTATGGTGGACCTGCAGGGGGCATCATCCCAACCAGCAGTATCAAAG GGTCGTCGAACCATAACACAAATTCAACTGAAGAAGTTTCTCGTGGTGTAGCAGTGGAGAAACTGGACAGTGTGAAGAAATGGGGCATAAACACGTACAAG TGTACAAAGCAGATGTTCTCAGAAAAGTTTGGCCGAGGCTCACGGACAGTAGACCTGGAACTTGAGGCTCAGATTGACGTGTTAAGAGACACGAAGAGCAAGTATGAAAACATCCTAAGACTGGCCACCGCTCTCACCGATCACTTTCAAAGAATTGTGCAGACGCAGCAGGCTCTAGGAGATGCCTTCACTGACCTCAGCCAGAAGTCCCCAGAGTTGCAG GATGAGTTTGGGTATAatgcagaaacacaaaagctgTTGTGTAAGAATGGCGAGGCTCTGCTTGGTGCCATCAACTTCTTCGTATCCAGTGTCAACACACTGGTCAACAAAACAATGGAAGATACTTTGATGACGATTAAGCAGTACGAAAATGCAAG acttgAGTTTGATGCCTATCGCTCTGATCTGGAGGAACTGAGTTTGGGACCAAGGGATGCAGCTGGTGTGGTTCGCATTGAGATGGCTCAGCATGAGTACCAGATCCACAGAGACAAATATGAAAGGCTGCGTAGTGATGTCACCATCAAGCTTAAATTCCTGGAAGAAAACAAG GTGAAGGTGATGCACAAGCAGCTGCTTCTCTTCCATAATGCCATCTCCGCTTATTTTGCTGGCAACCAGCAGCAGTTAGAACAAACTCTTATACAGTTCAATGTAAAGTTAAAGCCCCCAGGATCAGATAAGCCATCGTGGCTGGAGGAGCAGTAA
- the fhdc4 gene encoding FH2 domain-containing protein 1 produces MQPGGPPAPPPPPPPPPPPLPPPPPPPPPSLHGPGPISRLERRRSKMRNFNWETLPKHTVIGKHNIWTADKTDGGYELDTDHMEELFSHKQAQQQNKALNRQSLRGLPSSATAGEMISVLSSKRSMNIGIFLKQFKRPIKDMIEDIKSGNGLGFGTGKLQELCKMLPDEAEVKQLVNFKGDMSALPEADQFMLLLVKIPSYEERLSCLVLKEEFFPLMDEVKEFIRTLTTAGRELLDCDNLHAVIRLVLKTGNYMNAGGYAGNAVGFKMSSLLKLVDTKANKPGMNLMHYVVMQAQKVDTALLKFPEQLKHIEAAARIHQSDIEGEYRKQVKKVQDANANTLKQEDLKAQMEDFLMVAEVCLKEVETDLQELQSVSDSVAQYFCEDAKNFKLEECCSIFNSFCERFLRAMQENKARETAEVKRRHRDRLEIAAKRRSTATCSSRDKEMDSVALESVLQNFVTKRGSRRRAEKPSSTHGSPTNGSPNNGSLSEITSQANLPPVNQKIQASIRAKDMGRKEWSSAVELTANSRNLHKAQSDIEDTMAESENSHVEEMKTSKEEDSRGLRNPAKRTVSIMTAIRSFDDNEEDLQDNNEEEAQKLREASKKVLRFQNSRGSVSSGDYSLENQKSPPPNAPIRRQLTFDEEADRYPDDPSNEDLLQVLLNPQPSPKRNLGRRHTLPTKVPKTDAGESNRWTELPVRTPNHVAQEKGTMPEREGAGHPPSKPVFDYTDISHNLKQSGAQDTNATSAENTIKPPVSSAPVMQPTDNDVQITSDTVPASSKPVVFKTETTGLFFSFLKRIGDMSKLQSSKDTVNKPTGSGV; encoded by the exons ATGCAGCCTGGAGGTCCTCCTGCACCCCCACCTCCacccccaccacctccacctccgcTTCCTCCgccaccacctcctccacctccatccCTACATGGCCCGGGTCCAATTTCAAGGTTGGAGCGCCGGCGCTCCAAGATGCGCAATTTCAACTGGGAGACCCTACCCAAACACACAGTTATAGGAAAGCACAATATCTGGACAGCAGATAAGACTGATGGGGGATATGAGCTGGACACTGATCATATGGAGGAGCTGTTCAGCCACAAGCAGGCCCAGCAGCAAAACAAAGCTCTGAACCGTCAGAGTCTGAGGGGCCTGCCAAGTTCTGCCACAGCAGGGGAAATG atTTCTGTCCTCAGCTCCAAGAGGAGCATGAACATTGGAATTTTCCTAAAGCAATTCAAGCG GCCTATAAAGGACATGATTGAGGATATCAAATCAGGAAATGGCCTGGGCTTTGGTACTGGAAAACTGCAGGAATTATGCAAGATGCTTCCGGATGAAGCGGAG GTAAAGCAGCTGGTTAATTTCAAAGGTGACATGTCTGCTCTCCCTGAAGCAGATCAATTTATGTTACTGTTGGTCAAGATCCCCAG cTATGAAGAGCGTTTGAGCTGTTTGGTGCTGAAGGAGGAATTTTTTCCCCTTATGGATGAAGTAAAAGAATTCATCCGTACTTTGACCACTGCTGGAAGGG agCTGCTAGATTGCGATAATCTTCATGCTGTCATTCGCCTGGTCCTTAAGACTGGAAATTACATGAATGCT GGCGGCTATGCAGGCAATGCAGTTGGCTTCAAAATGTCTTCTCTGTTGAAACTAGTGGATACCAAAGCAAACAAACCTGGAATGAATCTTATGCACTATGTTGTGATG CAAGCTCAGAAGGTGGACACAGCACTGCTTAAATTTCCAGAACAGCTCAAACACATTGAAGCTGCAGCAAG AATACATCAAAGTGACATTGAAGGGGAGTATCGAAAGCAAGTAAAGAAAGTGCAAGATGCCAATGCAAACACTTTAAAGCAGGAAGACCTAAAGGCACAGATGGAGGATTTTCTAATGGTGG CGGAGGTTTGCTTGAAAGAAGTAGAAACTGATCTTCAGGAGTTGCAATCTGTAAGTGACAGTGTGGCACAGTACTTCTGTGAGGACGCCAAGAATTTTAAACTGGAGGAGTGTTGCTCCATTTTCAACTCCTTTTGTGAAAGATTTTTGCGAGCTATGCAG gaaAACAAAGCTAGAGAGACTGCAGAGGTGAAAcggagacacagagacagactggAAATTGCAGCCAAGCGGAGATCCACAGCTACCTGCTCCAGTAGAGATAAGGAAATGGATAGTGTTGCATTAGAATCTGTGCTGCAAAACTTTGTCACCAAACGTGGTTCTAGGAGAAGAGCAGAAAAGCCCTCATCGACTCATGGAAGCCCAACTAATGGTAGTCCCAATAACGGGAGCCTTTCAGAAATTACTTCTCAGGCAAACCTTCCCCCAGTAAATCAAAAGATTCAAGCCTCAATTAGAGCTAAGGACATGGGCAGAAAAGAGTGGAGTTCAGCAGTTGAGCTCACTGCGAACTCACGGAACTTGCACAAAGCCCAGTCAGACATCGAGGACACAATGGCAGAGAGTGAAAATTCTCATGTAGAAGAGATGAAAACTTCCAAAGAAGAGGACTCTAGAGGACTTAGGAACCCTGCCAAAAGGACTGTTAGCATTATGACCGCAATTAGATCTTTTGATGATAATGAGGAAGATCTGCAAGATAATAATGAGGAGGAGGCCCAAAAGCTGCGTGAAGCATCTAAAAAAGTTTTGCGTTTTCAGAACAGCCGTGGCAGCGTCTCATCTGGGGACTACTCTCTGGAAAATCAGAAGTCTCCTCCTCCAAATGCCCCCATACGCCGTCAGCTCACATTTGATGAGGAAGCGGATAGGTATCCTGATGACCCCAGCAATGAGGATTTGCTTCAAGTTTTGCTCAATCCTCAACCTTCCCCTAAACGTAACCTTGGACGCCGCCATACGCTGCCTACTAAAGTCCCAAAAACCGATGCAGGGGAAAGTAATCGGTGGACTGAACTGCCCGTCAGAACTCCAAATCACGTGGCACAAGAAAAGGGGACGATGCCAGAGCGAGAGGGCGCCGGACACCCTCCCTCCAAACCAGTGTTTGATTATACTGACATTTCTCACAACTTAAAACAATCAGGTGCTCAAGACACAAATGCCACATCAGCAGAAAACACAATCAAGCCACCTGTTTCCTCAGCTCCTGTCATGCAGCCCACAGACAACGATGTACAGATAACTAGTGACACTGTTCCAGCAAGCAGCAAGCCTGTGGTGTTCAAAACTGAGACCACTGGactattttttagttttttaaaacgCATCGGCGATATGAGCAAGCTACAGAGCAGCAAGGACACTGTAAATAAGCccacaggctctggtgtttAG
- the LOC134640905 gene encoding arfaptin-2-like isoform X1, with protein MADSIMSKAATMEIPINSNGDTGTLPEDDSLEQDLQQVMVSGPNLNETSIVSGGYGGPAGGIIPTSSIKDIRMKSRGVNLPKSQSAASRLAHHTEQHPGSSNHNTNSTEEVSRGVAVEKLDSVKKWGINTYKCTKQMFSEKFGRGSRTVDLELEAQIDVLRDTKSKYENILRLATALTDHFQRIVQTQQALGDAFTDLSQKSPELQDEFGYNAETQKLLCKNGEALLGAINFFVSSVNTLVNKTMEDTLMTIKQYENARLEFDAYRSDLEELSLGPRDAAGVVRIEMAQHEYQIHRDKYERLRSDVTIKLKFLEENKVKVMHKQLLLFHNAISAYFAGNQQQLEQTLIQFNVKLKPPGSDKPSWLEEQ; from the exons ATGGCAGACAGTATCATGAGCAAGGCTGCAACCATGGAGATCCCCATTAACAGCAATGGAGACACAGGCACTCTCCCAGAGGATGACAGTCTGGAGCAG GATCTGCAGCAGGTGATGGTGTCTGGACCCAACCTGAATGAAACCAGTATTGTCTCTGGAGGTTATGGTGGACCTGCAGGGGGCATCATCCCAACCAGCAGTATCAAAG ACATTCGCATGAAATCCAGAGGTGTTAACTTGCCTAAAAGTCAATCTGCAGCAAGTCGACTTGCCCACCACACAGAGCAGCATCCAG GGTCGTCGAACCATAACACAAATTCAACTGAAGAAGTTTCTCGTGGTGTAGCAGTGGAGAAACTGGACAGTGTGAAGAAATGGGGCATAAACACGTACAAG TGTACAAAGCAGATGTTCTCAGAAAAGTTTGGCCGAGGCTCACGGACAGTAGACCTGGAACTTGAGGCTCAGATTGACGTGTTAAGAGACACGAAGAGCAAGTATGAAAACATCCTAAGACTGGCCACCGCTCTCACCGATCACTTTCAAAGAATTGTGCAGACGCAGCAGGCTCTAGGAGATGCCTTCACTGACCTCAGCCAGAAGTCCCCAGAGTTGCAG GATGAGTTTGGGTATAatgcagaaacacaaaagctgTTGTGTAAGAATGGCGAGGCTCTGCTTGGTGCCATCAACTTCTTCGTATCCAGTGTCAACACACTGGTCAACAAAACAATGGAAGATACTTTGATGACGATTAAGCAGTACGAAAATGCAAG acttgAGTTTGATGCCTATCGCTCTGATCTGGAGGAACTGAGTTTGGGACCAAGGGATGCAGCTGGTGTGGTTCGCATTGAGATGGCTCAGCATGAGTACCAGATCCACAGAGACAAATATGAAAGGCTGCGTAGTGATGTCACCATCAAGCTTAAATTCCTGGAAGAAAACAAG GTGAAGGTGATGCACAAGCAGCTGCTTCTCTTCCATAATGCCATCTCCGCTTATTTTGCTGGCAACCAGCAGCAGTTAGAACAAACTCTTATACAGTTCAATGTAAAGTTAAAGCCCCCAGGATCAGATAAGCCATCGTGGCTGGAGGAGCAGTAA